The following proteins are co-located in the Tripterygium wilfordii isolate XIE 37 chromosome 2, ASM1340144v1, whole genome shotgun sequence genome:
- the LOC120013139 gene encoding uncharacterized protein LOC120013139 isoform X4: MDSFISSALDEICSRGSRGLPIASLWPALAVPVTPSLKASVWRNLLVIPALQLKAPNGRFYQHGDASIQAVEDAERLDVMIIAKEELRDNFVGLYDSITSINVQQRRTLERLAVARTHGITQSQLGKEFGIQGKDLFYIVRNLECRELIVRQPAVVKTKEACGEGDIVKSPSVTTNLMHLYRYARHLGSQQRIEIHKEGRNLDSLGNAEESDVFGDDFNGDSIKEDVLVKDYIPAMKAVCEKLDEASDKVLVVSDIKQDLGYTGAHFAHRAWRNICRRLKDAGIVEEFEAKVNKKVERCLRLLKKLSPKNFEPEAPGFVNEQPVKFGRRSQKSDQLVDLPIEYQIYDMVDAAGSDGLTVVEVCERLGIDKKRNYPRFHNIISRFGMHLQPENHKRQFAYRLWTSKNCDSEASNALSINSKIVSSRNKSVDSDVNNLDVLHRPTQKFLEYGHSASEADFAPPQKVNDKEVVTEFENGIAKTNPVPISPDNQLYDPNSIAPDAEVYLSNTVMETNHAISEDMPLPLSEPFDSRSCQNLQYVRLTADGALREQRILERLQAEKFLLRGELYRWLVSLEKDKSTTTDRKTIDRILNKLQQLGRCKCIHVNVPNVTNCGRNRMTQVVLHPSVQGLPPELIGEIHDRIRSFEKKIRGLGSNRCKISNTIPVLDGIQRTQIRAPSDAKAIESESRRANGFVSAKMVRSKLLHSFLWSYVTSSLDLHDALSVGDYMNGMNNSHRSCNLFSLEAAIKAIPFELFLQVAGSSQKYDDMIEMCSRKLSLSDLPIKEYKLLMDTHATGRLSMLIDILRRLKLIRLITNGCANVGGKVPHASFTHALELKPYIEEPPSTVATSNMRSFDLRPRIRHDFFLSNREAVDEYWHTLEYCYATANPQTALHAFPGSAAHEVFLGRSWASVRVMTADQRAQLLKLVLKDGLKKKLPFNECENIAKDLNLTLQQVLRVYYDQRHRRVNLYQGLQDVNGVEYQTQKGRCTSSKRKKSSEASSRKFARIDAGTVQLGEERLARQADAFDPFSEEQNSYLAVSGEDDIHVPAYFEESGPKTSEGPGTHEVDQCYALMSQCAFPNMRQTRGRRFSWTDEADRQLVIQYVKQRAALGAKIHRIDWALLPGLPAPPRTCARRMSSLKTNRKFRKAIMKLCNILGQRYAKHLEQNQNRLLDNDGCRVFLRCSSGEVRDRESSNHVGHTDDIGFGEERWVDFEDKEIKRTLEDALRYKPVGKIEPSKLAGSVPEELSDLDMNAEDYGCEMTSSAVCSDGILNLDRNCRRDSGRRLKHHQLHHKFIKLLSRGTSVSGQVNGSLAVSNAVELFKLVFLSTATSPKLQYLLAETLRRYSEHDLFAAFSYLRDKKIMVNAYDSVRIVDSLYRSKFFLTSMAGFCYDRSPASLAKSLERGQDGNIIPQPEDHDFSSSMPQKDVSMNVDKHKITILNLPEELALQSSGIKSTNGHEDHTQGVGSFKVNTGGETYKFLSGEINMPIIPWINGDGTINRVVYNGLVRRVIGIVMQNPGILEDDIIHRMDVLNPQSCRKLLELMILDKHLIVKKIYQTAPIAPPALLGSLFASSSREPEPRLVCRSHVFANPMSANLL; the protein is encoded by the exons ATGGACTCGTTCATCTCCTCCGCCCTCGACGAAATCTGCTCGAGAGGCTCGAGGGGTCTCCCAATAGCCTCCCTCTGGCCAGCCCTTGCCGTTCCTGTAACCCCGTCCCTCAAAGCCTCCGTTTGGAGAAACCTGTTAGTAATTCCTGCCCTCCAATTAAAGGCTCCCAATGGGAGATTTTACCAACACGGTGACGCCTCAATTCAGGCCGTTGAGGACGCCGAGAGACTGGACGTGATGATCATCGCTAAGGAGGAGCTCCGGGACAACTTCGTTGGGCTCTACGATTCCATTACCAGCATTAATGTACAGCAGCGTCGCACGCTCGAAAGACTTGCTGTAGCTCG AACACATGGGATCACACAGAGTCAACTTGGGAAGGAATTTGGCATTCAAGGAAAGGACCTTTTTTATATAGTGAGGAACCTTGAATGCCGAGAGTTGATTGTGAGACAACCAGCAGTTGTAAAGACAAAAGAAGCTTGCGGTGAAGGGGATATCGTAAAAAGTCCAAGTGTGACCACCAATTTAATGCACTTATATCGCTATGCTAGGCATTTGGGCTCTCAGCAACGGATTGAGATTCACAAAGAAGGACGAAACTTGGACAGTCTTGGGAATGCAGAGGAAAGTGATGTGTTTGGAGATGACTTTAATGGAGATTCGATTAAAGAGGATGTGCTCGTAAAGGATTATATACCTGCCATGAAAGCAGTTTGTGAGAAACTTGATGAAGCTAGTGACAAG GTTCTCGTGGTCTCAGATATTAAACAGGACCTTGGTTATACTGGAGCACATTTTGCACATAGAGCTTGGAGAAAT ATTTGTCGCAGGTTGAAAGATGCAGGTATTGTTGAGGAGTTTGAAGCTAAAGTTAACAAGAAG GTTGAGCGTTGCCTTCGTTTGTTGAAGAAGCTTTCTCCTAAGAATTTTGAGCCCGAAGCTCCTGGATTTGTCAATGAACAACCAGTAAAATTTGGAAGGAGATCACAAAAGTCTGACCAGCTTGTTGATCTTCCCATTGAATATCAGATATATGATATGGTTGATGCAGCAGGTTCTGATGGCTTGACTGTTGTGGAG GTGTGTGAGAGGCTTGGAATTGATAAGAAGAGGAACTATCCTCGGTTTCATAATATAATCTCCAGGTTCGGGATGCATCTGCAGCCAGAAAACCATAAAAGACAATTTGCTTATAGACTTTGGACATCAAAGAATTGtgattctgaagcatcaaatgCATTATCAATTAACTCAAAAATTGTCAGTAGCAGAAATAAAAGTGTTGATTCAGATGTCAACAATCTGGATGTTCTTCACAGACCCACTCAAAAATTTCTGGAGTATGGTCATTCAGCTTCTGAAGCTGATTTCGCTCCTCCCCAGAAAGTAAATGACAAAGAGGTTGTTACAGAATTTGAGAATGGCATTGCTAAGACTAACCCAGTGCCAATCTCTCCTGACAACCAACTCTATGACCCAAACAGTATTGCTCCTGATGCAGAAGTTTATTTATCGAATACAGTGATGGAAACAAACCATGCCATATCAGAAGACATGCCTCTTCCTTTGTCAGAACCATTTGATTCTAGATCATGTCAAAACCTTCAATATGTGCGTTTGACTGCTGATGGTGCCTTGAGAGAACAGAGGATACTGGAAAGACTACAG GCTGAGAAGTTCCTTTTGAGAGGTGAGCTATATAGGTGGCTTGTGAGTTTGGAAAAGGACAAGAGCACAACAACAGACAGAAAGACTATTGACCGAATTTTGAATAAGCTTCAACAACTTGGTCGCTGCAAATGCATACACGTCAATGTCCCCAATGTCACAAATTGTGGTCGCAACCGAATGACTCAAGTGGTGCTGCACCCATCTGTTCAAGGTTTACCTCCTGAACTAATTGGTGAAATTCATGATAGAATAAGgtcctttgagaagaaaattcGTGGCCTGGGCTCAAATAGGTGCAAGATTAGTAACACAATTCCTGTGTTGGATGGAATCCAAAGAACTCAAATCCGTGCACCTTCTGATGCCAAAGCTATTGAGTCAGAATCCAGGCGTGCTAATGGCTTTGTTTCAGCAAAAATGGTTCGTTCCAAGTTGCTTCATAGCTTTCTATGGAGTTACGTGACTAGTTCTTTAGATTTGCATGATGCTTTATCAGTTGGTGATTACATGAATGGCATGAATAATAGTCACAGAAGTTGCAATCTGTTCTCACTTGAAGCAGCTATTAAAGCTATTCCTTTTGAGTTATTCTTACAAGTTGCAGGATCATCTCAGAAATATGATGACATGATTGAGATGTGTAGCCGCAAATTATCTCTCTCTGATCTGCCTATTAAAGAGTATAAACTTCTGATGGATACTCATGCAACCGGAAGACTATCAATGCTCATCGACATTTTAAGACGATTGAAG TTGATTCGGCTGATAACTAATGGATGTGCAAATGTTGGAGGCAAGGTCCCACATGCCTCATTTACACATGCATTGGAACTCAAACCTTATATTGAGGAACCACCATCAACAGTCGCAACATCGAATATGAGATCTTTTGATCTTCGTCCGAGAATCAGACATGACTTTTTCCTCTCAAATAGAGAGGCTGTTGATGAGTATTGGCACACGTTGGAGTATTGTTATGCCACTGCTAATCCCCAAACTGCTTTACACGCATTCCCTGGATCTGCTGCTCATGAG GTTTTCCTCGGCCGATCATGGGCTTCAGTTCGAGTCATGACAGCCGATCAGCGTGCGCAGCTACTAAAGCTTGTGTTGAAAGATGGTCTAAAGAAAAAACTTCCCTTCAATGAGTGTGAGAATATTGCAAAGGATCTTAATCTGACCTTACAGCAG GTGCTTCGTGTTTACTATGATCAGCGTCATCGGCGTGTTAATTTATATCAGGGTCTTCAAGATGTCAATGGGGTTGAGTATCAAACACAAAAAGGTAGATGCACTTCTTcaaagagaaagaaatcttcAGAAGCAAGCTCACGTAAGTTTGCAAGAATTGACGCTGGAACTGTACAGTTGGGTGAAGAGCGACTGGCAAGGCAAGCTGATGCTTTTGACCCATTCTCAGAGGAACAAAATTCATATCTAGCTGTTTCTGGAGAGGATGATATTCACGTGCCAGCATATTTTGAGGAATCTGGTCCTAAGACTTCAGAAGGGCCAGGAACTCACGAAGTTGACCAATGTTATGCCTTAATGAGCCAGTGTGCATTTCCAAATATGAGACAAACTCGTGGAAGAAGGTTTTCATGGACAGATGAGGCAGATAG GCAATTGGTGATCCAGTATGTAAAGCAACGTGCTGCTCTTGGAGCAAAAATTCACCGCATAGACTGGGCTTTACTCCCTGGCCTACCAGCACCTCCAAGAACTTGTGCAAGGAGAATGTCTTCACTtaaaacaaatagaaaatttAGAAAGGCCATCATGAAGCTCTGCAATATACTTGGTCAACGATATGCAAAGCACCTTGAACAAAATCAGAACAGGTTGCTCGATAATGATGGCTGTAGAGTGTTTTTGCGATGTTCATCAGGGGAAGTGCGTGACAGGGAGTCCTCTAATCATGTTGGACATACTGACGACATAGGTTTTGGGGAAGAACGGTGGGTTGATTTTGAGGACAAAGAAATTAAGAGAACCTTAGAGGATGCACTTCGATACAAGCCAGTTGGTAAAATAGAACCTTCCAAACTTGCTGGGTCTGTCCCCGAAGAGTTGTCAGATCTGGACATGAATGCTGAAGATTAT GGATGTGAAATGACTTCGTCAGCTGTTTGCAGTGACGGTATCCTAAATCTTGATAGGAATTGCCGAAGGGATTCAGGACGAAGACTAAAACATCATCAGCTTCATCATAAGTTTATTAAACTCTTGAGTAGAGGCACTAGTGTTAGTGGACAAGTCAATGGGTCACTGGCTGTTTCTAATGCTGTAGAGCTGTTTAAGCTTGTCTTTTTGAGCACCGCAACTTCACCAAAGCTGCAATACCTGCTGGCAGAAACTCTACGGCGTTATTCAGAACACGATCTTTTTGCGGCATTTAGCTACCTCAGAGATAAGAAAATCATG GTCAATGCATATGACTCTGTTCGCATTGTTGATTCTTTGTATCGCTCCAAGTTTTTTTTGACCTCAATGGCTGGCTTCTGTTATGATCGTAGTCCAGCTTCGTTGGCCAAGTCCCTTGAGAGAGGTCAAGATGGCAATATCATTCCACAGCCTGAAGATCATGATTTTAGTAGCTCGATGCCACAGAAGGATGTGAGCATGAATGTTGATAAACACAAAATTACTATTCTGAATCTTCCTGAAGAGTTGGCTCTACAATCAAGTGGCATTAAAAGTACCAATGGGCATGAAGACCATACACAAGGAGTTGGATCATTTAAAGTGAATACAGGGGGTGAAACCTACAAATTTCTCTCTGGTGaaataaatatgccaataataCCGTGGATAAATGGAGATGGAACCATCAACAGAGTCGTCTACAATGGCCTTGTACGCCGTGTTATTGGTATTGTCATGCAAAATCCTGGAATTTTAGAG GATGATATTA
- the LOC120013139 gene encoding uncharacterized protein LOC120013139 isoform X3 — MDSFISSALDEICSRGSRGLPIASLWPALAVPVTPSLKASVWRNLLVIPALQLKAPNGRFYQHGDASIQAVEDAERLDVMIIAKEELRDNFVGLYDSITSINVQQRRTLERLAVARTHGITQSQLGKEFGIQGKDLFYIVRNLECRELIVRQPAVVKTKEACGEGDIVKSPSVTTNLMHLYRYARHLGSQQRIEIHKEGRNLDSLGNAEESDVFGDDFNGDSIKEDVLVKDYIPAMKAVCEKLDEASDKVLVVSDIKQDLGYTGAHFAHRAWRNICRRLKDAGIVEEFEAKVNKKVERCLRLLKKLSPKNFEPEAPGFVNEQPVKFGRRSQKSDQLVDLPIEYQIYDMVDAAGSDGLTVVEVCERLGIDKKRNYPRFHNIISRFGMHLQPENHKRQFAYRLWTSKNCDSEASNALSINSKIVSSRNKSVDSDVNNLDVLHRPTQKFLEYGHSASEADFAPPQKVNDKEVVTEFENGIAKTNPVPISPDNQLYDPNSIAPDAEVYLSNTVMETNHAISEDMPLPLSEPFDSRSCQNLQYVRLTADGALREQRILERLQAEKFLLRGELYRWLVSLEKDKSTTTDRKTIDRILNKLQQLGRCKCIHVNVPNVTNCGRNRMTQVVLHPSVQGLPPELIGEIHDRIRSFEKKIRGLGSNRCKISNTIPVLDGIQRTQIRAPSDAKAIESESRRANGFVSAKMVRSKLLHSFLWSYVTSSLDLHDALSVGDYMNGMNNSHRSCNLFSLEAAIKAIPFELFLQVAGSSQKYDDMIEMCSRKLSLSDLPIKEYKLLMDTHATGRLSMLIDILRRLKLIRLITNGCANVGGKVPHASFTHALELKPYIEEPPSTVATSNMRSFDLRPRIRHDFFLSNREAVDEYWHTLEYCYATANPQTALHAFPGSAAHEVFLGRSWASVRVMTADQRAQLLKLVLKDGLKKKLPFNECENIAKDLNLTLQQVLRVYYDQRHRRVNLYQGLQDVNGVEYQTQKGRCTSSKRKKSSEASSRKFARIDAGTVQLGEERLARQADAFDPFSEEQNSYLAVSGEDDIHVPAYFEESGPKTSEGPGTHEVDQCYALMSQCAFPNMRQTRGRRFSWTDEADRQLVIQYVKQRAALGAKIHRIDWALLPGLPAPPRTCARRMSSLKTNRKFRKAIMKLCNILGQRYAKHLEQNQNRLLDNDGCRVFLRCSSGEVRDRESSNHVGHTDDIGFGEERWVDFEDKEIKRTLEDALRYKPVGKIEPSKLAGSVPEELSDLDMNAEDYGCEMTSSAVCSDGILNLDRNCRRDSGRRLKHHQLHHKFIKLLSRGTSVSGQVNGSLAVSNAVELFKLVFLSTATSPKLQYLLAETLRRYSEHDLFAAFSYLRDKKIMIGGGDAQPFELSQQFLHGLSKSPFPANTGKRATMFLGQLLERQKDLIEVGVNLNSDFQCGDIFQLFALVFSGELSVSPCMPDEGFGETEDRCLKRKIEDGEFHDSDKAKKMKSLTEGELISRREKGFPGIMVCMRRVTISMANTLEIFKEDDNTFARELSFNDNVSFNEKNVNHSEHTKGILNFDRTFPVVGHISEPDWEAMTGYAEYFLPKTCSEEQIGLFSSDVFKAVCAAIQKSGDQGLSMEEVSQVVSLQGDISGEETVKLIIDVLEAFGQALKVNAYDSVRIVDSLYRSKFFLTSMAGFCYDRSPASLAKSLERGQDGNIIPQPEDHDFSSSMPQKDVSMNVDKHKITILNLPEELALQSSGIKSTNGHEDHTQGVGSFKVNTGGETYKFLSGEINMPIIPWINGDGTINRVVYNGLVRRVIGIVMQNPGILEDDIIHRMDVLNPQLLCCDCLWMQELTLDTRADF, encoded by the exons ATGGACTCGTTCATCTCCTCCGCCCTCGACGAAATCTGCTCGAGAGGCTCGAGGGGTCTCCCAATAGCCTCCCTCTGGCCAGCCCTTGCCGTTCCTGTAACCCCGTCCCTCAAAGCCTCCGTTTGGAGAAACCTGTTAGTAATTCCTGCCCTCCAATTAAAGGCTCCCAATGGGAGATTTTACCAACACGGTGACGCCTCAATTCAGGCCGTTGAGGACGCCGAGAGACTGGACGTGATGATCATCGCTAAGGAGGAGCTCCGGGACAACTTCGTTGGGCTCTACGATTCCATTACCAGCATTAATGTACAGCAGCGTCGCACGCTCGAAAGACTTGCTGTAGCTCG AACACATGGGATCACACAGAGTCAACTTGGGAAGGAATTTGGCATTCAAGGAAAGGACCTTTTTTATATAGTGAGGAACCTTGAATGCCGAGAGTTGATTGTGAGACAACCAGCAGTTGTAAAGACAAAAGAAGCTTGCGGTGAAGGGGATATCGTAAAAAGTCCAAGTGTGACCACCAATTTAATGCACTTATATCGCTATGCTAGGCATTTGGGCTCTCAGCAACGGATTGAGATTCACAAAGAAGGACGAAACTTGGACAGTCTTGGGAATGCAGAGGAAAGTGATGTGTTTGGAGATGACTTTAATGGAGATTCGATTAAAGAGGATGTGCTCGTAAAGGATTATATACCTGCCATGAAAGCAGTTTGTGAGAAACTTGATGAAGCTAGTGACAAG GTTCTCGTGGTCTCAGATATTAAACAGGACCTTGGTTATACTGGAGCACATTTTGCACATAGAGCTTGGAGAAAT ATTTGTCGCAGGTTGAAAGATGCAGGTATTGTTGAGGAGTTTGAAGCTAAAGTTAACAAGAAG GTTGAGCGTTGCCTTCGTTTGTTGAAGAAGCTTTCTCCTAAGAATTTTGAGCCCGAAGCTCCTGGATTTGTCAATGAACAACCAGTAAAATTTGGAAGGAGATCACAAAAGTCTGACCAGCTTGTTGATCTTCCCATTGAATATCAGATATATGATATGGTTGATGCAGCAGGTTCTGATGGCTTGACTGTTGTGGAG GTGTGTGAGAGGCTTGGAATTGATAAGAAGAGGAACTATCCTCGGTTTCATAATATAATCTCCAGGTTCGGGATGCATCTGCAGCCAGAAAACCATAAAAGACAATTTGCTTATAGACTTTGGACATCAAAGAATTGtgattctgaagcatcaaatgCATTATCAATTAACTCAAAAATTGTCAGTAGCAGAAATAAAAGTGTTGATTCAGATGTCAACAATCTGGATGTTCTTCACAGACCCACTCAAAAATTTCTGGAGTATGGTCATTCAGCTTCTGAAGCTGATTTCGCTCCTCCCCAGAAAGTAAATGACAAAGAGGTTGTTACAGAATTTGAGAATGGCATTGCTAAGACTAACCCAGTGCCAATCTCTCCTGACAACCAACTCTATGACCCAAACAGTATTGCTCCTGATGCAGAAGTTTATTTATCGAATACAGTGATGGAAACAAACCATGCCATATCAGAAGACATGCCTCTTCCTTTGTCAGAACCATTTGATTCTAGATCATGTCAAAACCTTCAATATGTGCGTTTGACTGCTGATGGTGCCTTGAGAGAACAGAGGATACTGGAAAGACTACAG GCTGAGAAGTTCCTTTTGAGAGGTGAGCTATATAGGTGGCTTGTGAGTTTGGAAAAGGACAAGAGCACAACAACAGACAGAAAGACTATTGACCGAATTTTGAATAAGCTTCAACAACTTGGTCGCTGCAAATGCATACACGTCAATGTCCCCAATGTCACAAATTGTGGTCGCAACCGAATGACTCAAGTGGTGCTGCACCCATCTGTTCAAGGTTTACCTCCTGAACTAATTGGTGAAATTCATGATAGAATAAGgtcctttgagaagaaaattcGTGGCCTGGGCTCAAATAGGTGCAAGATTAGTAACACAATTCCTGTGTTGGATGGAATCCAAAGAACTCAAATCCGTGCACCTTCTGATGCCAAAGCTATTGAGTCAGAATCCAGGCGTGCTAATGGCTTTGTTTCAGCAAAAATGGTTCGTTCCAAGTTGCTTCATAGCTTTCTATGGAGTTACGTGACTAGTTCTTTAGATTTGCATGATGCTTTATCAGTTGGTGATTACATGAATGGCATGAATAATAGTCACAGAAGTTGCAATCTGTTCTCACTTGAAGCAGCTATTAAAGCTATTCCTTTTGAGTTATTCTTACAAGTTGCAGGATCATCTCAGAAATATGATGACATGATTGAGATGTGTAGCCGCAAATTATCTCTCTCTGATCTGCCTATTAAAGAGTATAAACTTCTGATGGATACTCATGCAACCGGAAGACTATCAATGCTCATCGACATTTTAAGACGATTGAAG TTGATTCGGCTGATAACTAATGGATGTGCAAATGTTGGAGGCAAGGTCCCACATGCCTCATTTACACATGCATTGGAACTCAAACCTTATATTGAGGAACCACCATCAACAGTCGCAACATCGAATATGAGATCTTTTGATCTTCGTCCGAGAATCAGACATGACTTTTTCCTCTCAAATAGAGAGGCTGTTGATGAGTATTGGCACACGTTGGAGTATTGTTATGCCACTGCTAATCCCCAAACTGCTTTACACGCATTCCCTGGATCTGCTGCTCATGAG GTTTTCCTCGGCCGATCATGGGCTTCAGTTCGAGTCATGACAGCCGATCAGCGTGCGCAGCTACTAAAGCTTGTGTTGAAAGATGGTCTAAAGAAAAAACTTCCCTTCAATGAGTGTGAGAATATTGCAAAGGATCTTAATCTGACCTTACAGCAG GTGCTTCGTGTTTACTATGATCAGCGTCATCGGCGTGTTAATTTATATCAGGGTCTTCAAGATGTCAATGGGGTTGAGTATCAAACACAAAAAGGTAGATGCACTTCTTcaaagagaaagaaatcttcAGAAGCAAGCTCACGTAAGTTTGCAAGAATTGACGCTGGAACTGTACAGTTGGGTGAAGAGCGACTGGCAAGGCAAGCTGATGCTTTTGACCCATTCTCAGAGGAACAAAATTCATATCTAGCTGTTTCTGGAGAGGATGATATTCACGTGCCAGCATATTTTGAGGAATCTGGTCCTAAGACTTCAGAAGGGCCAGGAACTCACGAAGTTGACCAATGTTATGCCTTAATGAGCCAGTGTGCATTTCCAAATATGAGACAAACTCGTGGAAGAAGGTTTTCATGGACAGATGAGGCAGATAG GCAATTGGTGATCCAGTATGTAAAGCAACGTGCTGCTCTTGGAGCAAAAATTCACCGCATAGACTGGGCTTTACTCCCTGGCCTACCAGCACCTCCAAGAACTTGTGCAAGGAGAATGTCTTCACTtaaaacaaatagaaaatttAGAAAGGCCATCATGAAGCTCTGCAATATACTTGGTCAACGATATGCAAAGCACCTTGAACAAAATCAGAACAGGTTGCTCGATAATGATGGCTGTAGAGTGTTTTTGCGATGTTCATCAGGGGAAGTGCGTGACAGGGAGTCCTCTAATCATGTTGGACATACTGACGACATAGGTTTTGGGGAAGAACGGTGGGTTGATTTTGAGGACAAAGAAATTAAGAGAACCTTAGAGGATGCACTTCGATACAAGCCAGTTGGTAAAATAGAACCTTCCAAACTTGCTGGGTCTGTCCCCGAAGAGTTGTCAGATCTGGACATGAATGCTGAAGATTAT GGATGTGAAATGACTTCGTCAGCTGTTTGCAGTGACGGTATCCTAAATCTTGATAGGAATTGCCGAAGGGATTCAGGACGAAGACTAAAACATCATCAGCTTCATCATAAGTTTATTAAACTCTTGAGTAGAGGCACTAGTGTTAGTGGACAAGTCAATGGGTCACTGGCTGTTTCTAATGCTGTAGAGCTGTTTAAGCTTGTCTTTTTGAGCACCGCAACTTCACCAAAGCTGCAATACCTGCTGGCAGAAACTCTACGGCGTTATTCAGAACACGATCTTTTTGCGGCATTTAGCTACCTCAGAGATAAGAAAATCATG ATTGGAGGTGGTGATGCTCAGCCCTTTGAGCTTTCTCAGCAATTCTTACATGGTCTTTCTAAATCGCCATTTCCGGCTAATACTGGAAAGAGAGCTACCATGTTTTTGGGTCAGCTCCTTGAAAGACAGAAAGATCTAATTGAAGTGGGAGTTAATCTTAATTCAGATTTTCAGTGTGGGGACATATTCCAGTTGTTTGCTCTTGTTTTTTCTGGTGAGCTATCTGTTTCTCCTTGCATGCCAGATGAAGGTTTTGGAGAGACAGAAGACAGATgcttgaaacgtaaaattgagGATGGTGAATTTCATGATAGTGATAAGGCTAAGAAAATGAAATCCTTAACAGAAGGTGAACTCATTTCTCGCCGAGAGAAAGGTTTTCCTGGTATAATGGTATGCATGCGTCGTGTCACAATTTCAATGGCTAATACTCTTGAAATATTTAAGGAGGATGATAATACTTTTGCCCGTGAGCTTTCCTTCAATGATAACGTGTCCTTCAATGAGAAAAATGTGAATCATTCTGAACATACCAAGGGAATCCTTAATTTTGACCGCACTTTCCCCGTAGTTGGACATATTAGTGAGCCTGATTGGGAAGCAATGACTGGCTATGCTGAGTATTTTCTGCCTAAAACTTGTAGTGAAGAGCAAATAGGTCTCTTTAGTTCTGATGTCTTCAAGGCTGTTTGTGCTGCTATTCAGAAGTCTGGTGACCAAGGTTTGAGTATGGAAGAAGTCTCCCAAGTTGTGTCTTTGCAGG GTGATATTTCAGGAGAAGAGACGGTCAAACTCATTATTGATGTGCTGgaagcttttggacaagctttaAAG GTCAATGCATATGACTCTGTTCGCATTGTTGATTCTTTGTATCGCTCCAAGTTTTTTTTGACCTCAATGGCTGGCTTCTGTTATGATCGTAGTCCAGCTTCGTTGGCCAAGTCCCTTGAGAGAGGTCAAGATGGCAATATCATTCCACAGCCTGAAGATCATGATTTTAGTAGCTCGATGCCACAGAAGGATGTGAGCATGAATGTTGATAAACACAAAATTACTATTCTGAATCTTCCTGAAGAGTTGGCTCTACAATCAAGTGGCATTAAAAGTACCAATGGGCATGAAGACCATACACAAGGAGTTGGATCATTTAAAGTGAATACAGGGGGTGAAACCTACAAATTTCTCTCTGGTGaaataaatatgccaataataCCGTGGATAAATGGAGATGGAACCATCAACAGAGTCGTCTACAATGGCCTTGTACGCCGTGTTATTGGTATTGTCATGCAAAATCCTGGAATTTTAGAG GATGATATTA